The sequence below is a genomic window from Daphnia pulicaria isolate SC F1-1A chromosome 6, SC_F0-13Bv2, whole genome shotgun sequence.
TTGTTTTTCGTCCCATTTAGTTAGTACCGTACGTAGGTTGCACTAATATTTGTGTATTGTATACAGCATATACAGTTATACACTTAGACAATGACAAATAggaaatttctaaattaattcATATAACCTACTGTCCTACTGAAGGGAACAATAATCATCTTTAAAGAGAAATCCAAATAGATCAAGGAATATTCATCAGCCTATTTAATATTCATGCTTGTAGGAGATTAATTGATAGAACGTACGGAACCATTTATTTGCTCGTTATTTCAAAAGCTGAGTCCATCTCTTTATCGAATTCTGTCGCTGTTTTTGGCAGAGTAATGTCCTTAAGGAAAGCATAGGATTCTTCAATTTCCCTCTCGCGCGTATCGATTGATTCAATCAATTTCTGCTTTTCTTCGGAGACCAATTTAATTATCTCATCCGAGTCTTTGTTGCATTTGGCCAGCAAATTATTCCTTGCTGTCTTAATGTCGGATTTCCGTGGATCCATGTTGATCATGGTGTCTAAACTGGCCAAGCTGTCCATGATGTGGTTGTTAGATACTTTGATATACAAACTGGCCATGGAATAGACAAAGAAGCTCGCCTGATTGGCTTTCATGATTGTCTCGAAGATGAGATTGGCAGTGAACTGGAGGCTCACATCGTCAGTCAAGATTTTCACGTCACTGttctttttcaattgcttGACAAAACTGTTCAACTCACTGTTCATCGTGACTTTGACCAAATTGTTGATAATGAGGAAAAATTCATTGAGCTTGGCCCAGTGCTGCTTGAGTTCGCTGAGAAGTTGTAGGCCTTCCGACAGCATTTTGATGATTTCGTCGTACGACACCTTTTCGATTTGAAGCCTTTGGGCTTTTTCCATGTACTGAATGTACTCGTTGTTGACTTGGATCATCTGTGCTCGAGTACTTTCGGCGCTTTCCCGTGCTTGCCTCAACACCTCGATTGCTTGCGCTACCTTGAAACGGGCTGTGATCAACGCGTTGTTGCCTGCAAATCCAGATACGGGCGGTATGGGCGGAGATAGTGGGCTCCTACTCTGGATCGGCTCTTTACCttccaaagttttcttttgcATCCAGATAATCAACGCTTTCAGTTCGTCCAATAGTTTGATAGCAGTTTCTTTCGAAGAAACTGGTTTAGTATTATTTGCACttggaatttcttttgtctttagCGTAGTATTTGTCAGGTTCGTCTCTTTCAATAGTTTGGTAGCAATTTCTTTCGAAGAATCTGGTTTAGTATTATTTGCACttgtaatttcttttgtctttagCGTAGTATTTGTCAGGTTTGTCTTCTTGACGATGTCCTCAGTCCTTTTCAAAGATATCTCACTTAAATGTTGTTGCAGTGCTTGTACCAAACTATCGACAAGGGTAACACTGTTCACAATCGGAGAACATTGATGGTTCCAAGTAATATCTTTAAGTGGTTTTAAATCTGTTGTTGTATTGAATCCGCCCGTCCCGGCTAAATTCAACGATTCAAAGTCTTCTCTTTTGTCGAGACGCTTTACTAGCTCTCTTATGGTGCTGATGCAGTCTGGAACGTTTGCCGTCTTTATCAAACATTGGATGTCCTCTGCTGAATAGCTGCTCCTTCCAACCTTCTCAATCAAGTTGCCGGCGTTGCCGTTTTGTCCCGATGGTGAATCCGAATATGAACCTTTATCGGTCACTGATGTGGATGcaaataaacttaaaaaaaaatttgaatagaaaCTGAGAATATTCAGACCTAAAACTTCTAAAGTGCCAGGCACCTCTTCTAAGGATTTTTCgaagattttttggtttttctctacGAACTCTACCATATTCTCGTGCTCTTGTTCGATTCGACGCTTTAGCTTTTCCTTTTCGACTAAAGTGAAGTTAGCTATAGCTACCTGtcgattgattttttcttgttccacTTGTGATATGCCCTTGGTGGCTGTCGAAACGGCGATGACTTCCATCGTCAAATCGATCAGTTTCTCAAAGCCGTCGACCACCTCCTGCGACAATGTGACGCAACTGTTGCTGGAGGCCAGAACGCGCTCAAGAGGAAGTTCCAGAAATTTCTCGATTACTACAGGGTTCTTGGAGAACAGGATACTTGTTGCCTGCTTCATTTGAGCCGGAATGGCCATGGTGTGCAACCGTATCTGGTCCATATTTGTGTGGGCCTTGAGAAACGTAGTGTAGCCCGTGTTGCTGATCTGTACCAGAGTGGCGCGGAAGCTCTTGGGCCACTTCATGTATTTAAATCCATCTGCCGGGCGACCCTTTTCCAGTGAGAAATCTTGAGCCACGTTGGAGAGAATCATCAGGTCGCCGAGAACGGAGATACTGAGTGGCGCAGGTGCGAGAAGATGTTCCCAATCAAATTTTCCGCCAATCACAATCTTGAAATTCTCTATCCCTTTATCGATTCCTCCCATCTTGGTGTCGGCCGCATTCAACTTCTCAGTTGGAGTCACTGCCGAATTCAGTACATACAGTATAGTCATAACATAGCACTTAATCTTAAGAGCAATAGGCAAAATTGTATATTACGTGCTCTTGGAGTGGTGGGGGGGGCTCTAGTTGTCGTTCCCCTTTGCTTATTTCCAGCTCTCCCTACATGCGTGAATTTTACAATCAATTGAAGTCAACTTATTAAACAGTTGAAAGAACGAAACACGATCGAGACTTACGTTGTTGAGGAACTGCTGTCGTCAATTGCGTCATCAGCAGCACCAGTAAAATGAGCCCGGTGCTGGCCAAATGTGAGGCTCCGATGCTGGGGCGCTGCATCTCGATGGTGATCCCAAGCGAAGTAAAATCTTACTGATTCAACGTCTTCCAAAATTCAGAACTCTAATCCACCTTTTTGTATACGCGTTGTGGAGTGGCCATTTGCATGGTAGTGGCGTAATCGCCGCAACTTTATTGGTCCTTGCAGTTTTGCCTGCAGTCTGCATCTTATCCGCGATTGAATCTTCGGTATTAATTTCACTGGAAATACCCAACCGCTAAGAAAGAGGATCTCTTGAATCACGATAAGGGCTGCTGACGCCAACCCTTTTGATTGGTGCATCTGATTTCCACTTTCATCAATctggaataataattttctgCGAGCATGATGTATATGCTATTGGCAGAGTGAGAACCCAAGCTGAGTTTGTACAACTGCGAAGATGGAAACCTTGGGAATTAATTtacttaaattaaataaaagtaaCTGTACTACATTTGGGTTTCGCCTCTCATTTGggggaaaatttttattaatctaTAACTTATTCTTGTACTATGGgagaaaacattcaaaaacgggttttattttgatgtgttttactgactttttttaaaatttgctcAACAcccaaattattaaaaattattttaatcttcGGGTACAAAAACGCTTTATTTTCATTCCGTTATAATATCCCAGTTCCTATAGATTTTTAGGGTTGTTACTTATTTAAGAAGGATGAGAACATGACCTTAAGAAGGAGACTTACAAGACTCGATGTGCGAGTTAAAGTGTATTACTAGTCTCtgcgaaaggaaaaaaaaacattattgcaAACATTTGCCCAGATTTTTCGCTATAATTCGTTAGTCATTTAACGTATGGCCACCTTAGCTTTTTCCAGTTTGTGTCAATTGAATTACGACTAAAGCACTTGACAACTAAatggatttttattgaaaaaaaataggagacACACATTCAAGTGTACTTATTATTCGTACTACATTTTCTTCCCTTATCTAAATTATTCTCAGTTTCTAGTTTAGGTCCGCTTTCTCCTACTGTCTCTTTctgtgtcttttatttttgtattatgCGGATGACATTTTTCTATAGCTACGGGTCAGGCTACAAATATTCTGTCAGAAGCATGCCACTAAAATGGACGCAGTCTTGACACGGTGTTTCGGCTCCGATGGCTCCAGCTTCCAGAAACAGACGGACTTGGTCTCCTCGTCTCAGTTCGAGAACCGATTGCAGCGAGAGG
It includes:
- the LOC124342610 gene encoding uncharacterized protein LOC124342610 isoform X2, with amino-acid sequence MTILYVLNSAVTPTEKLNAADTKMGGIDKGIENFKIVIGGKFDWEHLLAPAPLSISVLGDLMILSNVAQDFSLEKGRPADGFKYMKWPKSFRATLVQISNTGYTTFLKAHTNMDQIRLHTMAIPAQMKQATSILFSKNPVVIEKFLELPLERVLASSNSCVTLSQEVVDGFEKLIDLTMEVIAVSTATKGISQVEQEKINRQVAIANFTLVEKEKLKRRIEQEHENMVEFVEKNQKIFEKSLEEVPGTLEVLVTDKGSYSDSPSGQNGNAGNLIEKVGRSSYSAEDIQCLIKTANVPDCISTIRELVKRLDKREDFESLNLAGTGGFNTTTDLKPLKDITWNHQCSPIVNSVTLVDSLVQALQQHLSEISLKRTEDIVKKTNLTNTTLKTKEITSANNTKPDSSKEIATKLLKETNLTNTTLKTKEIPSANNTKPVSSKETAIKLLDELKALIIWMQKKTLEGKEPIQSRSPLSPPIPPVSGFAGNNALITARFKVAQAIEVLRQARESAESTRAQMIQVNNEYIQYMEKAQRLQIEKVSYDEIIKMLSEGLQLLSELKQHWAKLNEFFLIINNLVKVTMNSELNSFVKQLKKNSDVKILTDDVSLQFTANLIFETIMKANQASFFVYSMASLYIKVSNNHIMDSLASLDTMINMDPRKSDIKTARNNLLAKCNKDSDEIIKLVSEEKQKLIESIDTREREIEESYAFLKDITLPKTATEFDKEMDSAFEITSK
- the LOC124342610 gene encoding uncharacterized protein LOC124342610 isoform X1; its protein translation is MTILYVLNSAVTPTEKLNAADTKMGGIDKGIENFKIVIGGKFDWEHLLAPAPLSISVLGDLMILSNVAQDFSLEKGRPADGFKYMKWPKSFRATLVQISNTGYTTFLKAHTNMDQIRLHTMAIPAQMKQATSILFSKNPVVIEKFLELPLERVLASSNSCVTLSQEVVDGFEKLIDLTMEVIAVSTATKGISQVEQEKINRQVAIANFTLVEKEKLKRRIEQEHENMVEFVEKNQKIFEKSLEEVPGTLEVLGLNILSFYSNFFLSLFASTSVTDKGSYSDSPSGQNGNAGNLIEKVGRSSYSAEDIQCLIKTANVPDCISTIRELVKRLDKREDFESLNLAGTGGFNTTTDLKPLKDITWNHQCSPIVNSVTLVDSLVQALQQHLSEISLKRTEDIVKKTNLTNTTLKTKEITSANNTKPDSSKEIATKLLKETNLTNTTLKTKEIPSANNTKPVSSKETAIKLLDELKALIIWMQKKTLEGKEPIQSRSPLSPPIPPVSGFAGNNALITARFKVAQAIEVLRQARESAESTRAQMIQVNNEYIQYMEKAQRLQIEKVSYDEIIKMLSEGLQLLSELKQHWAKLNEFFLIINNLVKVTMNSELNSFVKQLKKNSDVKILTDDVSLQFTANLIFETIMKANQASFFVYSMASLYIKVSNNHIMDSLASLDTMINMDPRKSDIKTARNNLLAKCNKDSDEIIKLVSEEKQKLIESIDTREREIEESYAFLKDITLPKTATEFDKEMDSAFEITSK